Proteins encoded within one genomic window of Hahella chejuensis KCTC 2396:
- a CDS encoding helix-turn-helix domain-containing protein, with protein sequence MANLLGAKIKELRKKKGLTLEQLAEKTGSGKSYIWEIENKGVKRPSAEKLTLIAKALDVTTEFLVDNSQAEITEDQEKEVFFRKLGGLDKGDRDKIMDMIDAWSKK encoded by the coding sequence GTGGCCAACCTATTAGGAGCAAAAATCAAAGAGCTCCGCAAGAAAAAAGGCCTTACATTAGAACAACTTGCGGAAAAAACTGGGTCCGGCAAGAGCTACATTTGGGAGATTGAAAACAAGGGGGTAAAACGCCCGTCAGCAGAGAAACTTACCCTGATTGCTAAAGCATTAGATGTAACAACAGAGTTTCTTGTCGATAATTCACAGGCTGAAATCACCGAGGATCAGGAAAAAGAGGTCTTTTTCCGCAAACTGGGTGGATTGGATAAAGGTGACCGAGACAAGATCATGGATATGATAGATGCCTGGAGCAAGAAATAA
- a CDS encoding GatB/YqeY domain-containing protein codes for MSLKDSLTEAMKSAMRSKEKDRLGAIRLILADIKRIEVDERIEVDDARVLEVLDKMAKQRKDSISQFSAAGRDDLVAKEQLELDVIQGFLPEALSEEELDQLIQTAVSESGAESIRDMGKVMAILKPQVQGRADMAVIGQKVKKVLS; via the coding sequence ATGTCATTGAAAGACAGTTTAACCGAAGCCATGAAATCGGCCATGCGCAGCAAGGAAAAAGACCGCCTTGGAGCCATTCGTTTGATTTTGGCGGACATTAAACGAATCGAAGTGGACGAGCGCATTGAAGTTGATGATGCTCGTGTTCTCGAAGTACTGGATAAGATGGCGAAACAACGCAAAGACTCCATCTCTCAATTTTCCGCCGCTGGCCGGGACGATCTGGTCGCTAAAGAACAGCTTGAGCTGGACGTCATTCAGGGCTTTCTGCCTGAAGCGCTCAGCGAAGAAGAACTTGATCAACTTATCCAGACTGCGGTAAGCGAATCAGGCGCGGAGTCGATACGCGATATGGGCAAGGTAATGGCGATCCTGAAACCACAAGTTCAGGGACGTGCGGATATGGCGGTCATCGGACAGAAAGTTAAAAAAGTTTTGTCCTGA
- the tsaD gene encoding tRNA (adenosine(37)-N6)-threonylcarbamoyltransferase complex transferase subunit TsaD, translating to MLVLGIETSCDETGIALYDGERGLLAHTLYSQIKLHADYGGVVPELASRDHVRKVIPLIEEVLNQAGVGKSDIDAIAYTAGPGLVGALMVGGAIASALAYALGIPTIGVHHMEGHLLAPMLEENPPEFPFVALLVSGGHTQLVRVDGVGEYELLGESVDDAAGEAFDKVAKMLGLDYPGGPQVAKLAEEGNLQRFKFPRPMTDRPGLDFSFSGLKTFTLNTLQEAEASGGVDDNLRADVAACFQEAVVETMVIKCRRALRQTGLKRLIMAGGVSANRRLREKLQQMVKGEKALVYYARPEFCTDNGAMIAYAGHQRLAVGQRGDLSVLATPRWPLVELPSIKG from the coding sequence ATGTTAGTACTGGGCATAGAAACATCCTGCGACGAGACCGGAATTGCGTTGTATGACGGAGAGCGCGGACTGTTGGCTCATACGCTGTACAGTCAGATCAAGCTGCATGCTGATTATGGCGGTGTAGTGCCGGAACTGGCCTCTCGCGATCATGTGCGGAAAGTGATTCCTTTGATCGAAGAGGTATTAAACCAGGCAGGCGTCGGCAAAAGCGATATCGACGCTATCGCTTATACAGCGGGTCCAGGCTTGGTTGGCGCATTAATGGTGGGAGGCGCTATCGCTTCGGCGCTGGCGTACGCATTGGGTATTCCCACTATTGGCGTTCATCATATGGAAGGGCATTTGCTGGCTCCGATGCTGGAGGAGAACCCACCGGAATTTCCGTTTGTCGCCCTTTTGGTCTCTGGCGGCCATACGCAATTGGTGCGGGTCGATGGCGTCGGCGAATATGAGCTGTTGGGGGAATCTGTGGATGACGCCGCAGGGGAGGCCTTCGATAAAGTAGCCAAAATGCTAGGCCTGGACTACCCCGGCGGTCCTCAAGTCGCCAAACTGGCGGAGGAGGGGAATCTGCAGCGATTTAAGTTTCCTCGACCGATGACGGACCGTCCTGGTTTGGATTTCAGTTTTAGCGGCCTCAAGACGTTTACGTTGAATACCCTTCAGGAAGCGGAAGCCAGCGGTGGCGTTGACGACAATTTGCGCGCAGATGTCGCGGCCTGCTTTCAAGAGGCTGTGGTGGAGACCATGGTGATCAAGTGCCGTAGAGCGCTGAGGCAAACAGGTCTCAAGCGGTTGATTATGGCTGGTGGAGTCAGCGCCAATCGCCGTCTGCGTGAAAAACTGCAACAAATGGTCAAAGGTGAGAAAGCGCTGGTGTATTACGCCCGGCCGGAATTTTGTACGGATAACGGCGCGATGATCGCTTACGCGGGCCATCAGCGTTTGGCTGTCGGACAAAGGGGAGACCTGAGTGTTCTCGCCACGCCACGGTGGCCTTTGGTGGAGTTGCCTTCGATAAAAGGCTGA
- the rpoD gene encoding RNA polymerase sigma factor RpoD has product MSGNSRKSRLKELIARGKEQGYLTYAEVNDHLPEDIADPDQVEDIIRMINDMGIMVCEEAPDADTLLITDGDSTDESVAAEAAAALASVENDVGRTTDPVRMYMREMGTVELLTREGEIQIAKRIEEGLRDVMATLVYYPGTVSNILAAFDATQGEDGGRVSDVITGFLDPVEDGVIPEANDEIESDDVDEDEDEDEEAEESSGKDDAKAKKDLDEDEDEESEGDDNSDSDDDNDSGPDPEIARGRFAELREAFNTLNAAIDKHGRASREAQECFDEVSRIFAPFKLAQKQFDEIINTIRVTNDSVRKYEREILNICTRDCKMPRKNFIKMFPGNETNLEWVKGLGARSEEWAKTAQTKEEEITRLQRRIVSIQNEVDLPVADIKEIHRRISIGEAKARRAKKEMVEANLRLVISIAKKYTNRGLQFLDLIQEGNIGLMKAVDKFEYRRGYKFSTYATWWIRQAITRSIADQARTIRIPVHMIETINKLNRISRHMLQEMGREATPEELAKKMDMPEDKVRKVLKIAKEPISMETPIGDDEDSHLGDFIEDSHAESPIDSATTEGLKESTRRVLAGLTAREAKVLRMRFGIEMNTDHTLEEVGKQFDVTRERIRQIEAKALRKLRHPSRSDHLRSFIDD; this is encoded by the coding sequence ATGTCAGGCAATTCCCGAAAATCTCGATTGAAAGAACTCATCGCCCGCGGCAAAGAACAAGGTTACCTAACATACGCAGAAGTTAACGACCATCTGCCAGAGGATATAGCAGATCCGGATCAGGTGGAAGACATTATACGCATGATTAACGACATGGGTATCATGGTCTGCGAAGAAGCTCCAGATGCGGATACCTTGTTGATCACCGATGGTGATTCCACTGATGAGTCTGTAGCAGCGGAAGCTGCCGCGGCGCTTGCCTCCGTCGAAAACGATGTAGGTCGCACGACTGACCCGGTGCGTATGTACATGCGTGAGATGGGTACGGTTGAGCTGCTGACTCGTGAGGGTGAGATCCAGATCGCCAAGCGCATCGAAGAAGGTTTGCGCGATGTGATGGCCACGCTGGTTTACTATCCTGGCACGGTTTCCAACATTCTTGCCGCTTTTGACGCCACACAGGGCGAAGATGGCGGTCGCGTCTCCGACGTCATTACAGGGTTCCTTGACCCCGTTGAAGATGGCGTCATTCCTGAAGCTAACGATGAAATAGAGTCCGACGACGTCGACGAAGACGAGGATGAGGACGAAGAAGCAGAAGAAAGCTCAGGCAAGGACGACGCTAAAGCAAAAAAAGACCTCGACGAGGACGAGGACGAAGAAAGCGAGGGCGACGACAACAGCGATAGCGACGACGACAACGACAGTGGCCCCGACCCTGAAATTGCACGCGGCCGCTTTGCTGAATTGCGCGAAGCCTTCAACACGCTGAACGCCGCCATCGACAAGCATGGTCGCGCCAGCCGTGAAGCACAGGAATGCTTTGACGAGGTCAGTCGTATTTTTGCTCCCTTCAAGCTGGCGCAAAAGCAGTTCGACGAAATTATCAATACGATCCGCGTTACTAACGACAGTGTCCGTAAGTACGAGCGCGAAATCCTGAATATCTGTACCCGCGACTGCAAAATGCCGCGCAAGAACTTCATCAAGATGTTCCCCGGCAATGAGACCAACCTTGAATGGGTCAAGGGTCTGGGCGCCAGGAGTGAGGAATGGGCCAAAACGGCTCAAACTAAAGAAGAGGAAATCACTCGCCTGCAACGTCGCATTGTCAGCATTCAGAATGAAGTTGATCTGCCTGTTGCGGACATCAAAGAAATCCACCGTCGCATTTCCATTGGCGAAGCGAAAGCACGTCGCGCCAAGAAGGAAATGGTGGAAGCCAACTTGCGTCTGGTTATCTCCATCGCTAAAAAGTACACCAACCGTGGTCTGCAGTTCCTGGACCTGATTCAGGAAGGCAATATTGGTTTGATGAAAGCGGTAGACAAGTTTGAATACCGCCGCGGATACAAGTTCTCCACGTATGCTACTTGGTGGATTCGTCAGGCGATCACGCGTTCTATCGCTGATCAGGCCCGCACTATCCGTATTCCAGTGCATATGATTGAGACCATCAATAAGCTGAACCGCATTTCCCGTCACATGCTGCAGGAAATGGGCCGTGAAGCGACGCCGGAAGAACTGGCGAAGAAGATGGACATGCCGGAAGACAAAGTACGTAAGGTCCTGAAAATCGCCAAAGAGCCCATCTCAATGGAGACGCCAATCGGTGACGACGAAGATTCGCATTTGGGCGATTTCATCGAAGATTCTCACGCAGAATCTCCGATTGATTCAGCGACAACTGAAGGCCTGAAAGAATCTACTCGCCGCGTATTGGCAGGTTTGACCGCAAGAGAAGCCAAAGTACTGCGTATGCGTTTCGGTATCGAGATGAATACGGACCACACTCTGGAAGAAGTCGGCAAGCAGTTCGACGTCACCCGTGAGCGTATCCGTCAAATCGAAGCCAAAGCCCTGCGCAAACTGAGACACCCCAGCCGCTCAGATCACCTGCGCAGCTTCATCGACGATTAA
- the plsY gene encoding glycerol-3-phosphate 1-O-acyltransferase PlsY yields the protein MEHPFQLLMATSIAYLLGSIMGAYWVCRYFQLPDPTESGSGNPGATNIYRLGGPVPATLTLFWDAAKGAAAVCIAAMLGLSPYEQGVTAVAAIVGHMLPAFHHFKGGKGVATVLGAGLALAWQTTLALTLVWAAVVYWKRISSLASLTAALMAPWVAWRLNPEHLALFLILSLFILIRHRENIINLAKGKERSL from the coding sequence ATGGAGCATCCTTTTCAACTTCTCATGGCGACATCCATCGCCTACCTGCTCGGCTCCATCATGGGCGCCTATTGGGTTTGCCGTTACTTCCAACTCCCCGACCCTACAGAATCAGGCTCCGGCAATCCCGGCGCAACCAATATATACCGGCTCGGCGGCCCTGTTCCCGCTACGCTTACTTTATTCTGGGACGCGGCCAAGGGCGCCGCCGCCGTCTGCATCGCAGCAATGCTGGGGCTCTCGCCTTACGAACAAGGCGTCACCGCAGTAGCGGCGATTGTCGGCCATATGCTGCCAGCATTCCATCATTTCAAGGGAGGCAAAGGCGTCGCTACGGTTCTGGGAGCAGGGCTGGCGTTGGCCTGGCAGACAACCCTCGCTTTGACGCTGGTGTGGGCGGCGGTGGTATATTGGAAGCGTATATCGTCTCTCGCATCACTGACGGCTGCGCTAATGGCGCCCTGGGTCGCGTGGCGACTTAATCCCGAGCATCTTGCGCTATTCCTTATACTATCGCTGTTCATTCTGATCCGTCACAGAGAGAACATCATCAATCTGGCTAAAGGCAAAGAGCGCTCGCTTTAG
- the dnaG gene encoding DNA primase, which produces MASLIPQAFVDDLLSRVDLASLIAERVNLKKSGATYQGRCPFHDEKSPSFHVYNENHPAHYHCYGCGAHGDAINFIKETEHLSFNEAVEQLAKRCGVEVPRDKVAEQKVSQNKSLYDASSHADSAFRQALGNHPQRGVAQEYLKRRGISPEMADLYGIGFAPAQRQFLSGTSDRSLVKALSTLRLVIEKEQDRFDMFQNRLMFPIRDTRGRTIAFGGRTLGNDRSKYINSPESPIFHKSNVLYGLWEARKQSRKLEQLIVVEGYLDVISLAQFGVVNAVAAMGTATNEDNLSHLLNTSQDIVFCFDGDKAGLAAADKALNNLLPMFQDGYKVSFLILPEGEDPDTFVRNEGADAFRERIANATPLSEYFFQAMSRGLDLSIAENKGILSTQARAALKVINAPVLKDALYQRLNELTRSSRWGDRQGKHGGDWKKGDWKGKKGFSFQNRDEPREEPIPVPNRIAARACLGLYVKPSWAKEISNTLNYEITQDDERALTYFLEWLLKEKIESAEDLLYRLTVDPHQQRRFKNLFNSLEHIFGTEEIEAGAQESLLVLKRKYFDRSFDKIHQDLSRDPKNKELHEKFRTMSSEKMAMIATPKS; this is translated from the coding sequence ATGGCCAGTCTGATCCCTCAAGCATTTGTCGACGACTTACTTTCTCGGGTTGATCTCGCAAGCCTCATCGCCGAGCGGGTAAATCTCAAGAAATCCGGCGCAACCTATCAAGGGCGCTGCCCCTTTCATGACGAAAAGTCTCCTTCCTTTCACGTATACAACGAAAATCACCCTGCGCATTACCACTGCTATGGCTGTGGCGCTCACGGGGACGCCATCAATTTTATCAAGGAAACAGAACACCTTTCCTTTAATGAAGCCGTTGAACAATTGGCGAAACGTTGTGGCGTGGAAGTGCCTCGCGATAAAGTGGCGGAGCAAAAGGTCAGTCAAAACAAGTCTTTGTATGACGCATCCTCACATGCGGATTCGGCATTTCGACAGGCGTTGGGAAATCATCCGCAACGCGGAGTCGCCCAGGAGTACCTGAAACGCCGAGGCATATCTCCTGAAATGGCGGATTTATACGGGATAGGCTTCGCGCCAGCGCAGCGCCAATTTCTTAGCGGCACCAGCGACCGCAGTCTGGTCAAAGCGCTCAGCACGCTACGCTTAGTAATAGAAAAGGAACAAGATCGCTTCGACATGTTCCAAAACCGCCTTATGTTTCCCATCCGGGATACCCGGGGCAGAACCATCGCTTTCGGCGGTCGTACACTTGGCAATGACCGCAGCAAATACATCAACAGTCCCGAATCTCCCATATTTCACAAGAGCAACGTGCTGTATGGACTGTGGGAAGCGCGCAAACAATCACGCAAGCTTGAACAGCTGATTGTGGTCGAAGGTTATCTTGACGTTATTTCTCTGGCCCAATTTGGCGTGGTTAATGCTGTCGCCGCCATGGGAACCGCCACCAACGAGGACAATTTAAGTCACCTGCTGAACACCAGTCAGGATATTGTCTTCTGCTTCGATGGCGACAAAGCCGGTTTGGCGGCTGCCGATAAAGCGCTTAATAACTTGCTGCCCATGTTTCAGGATGGCTACAAGGTCAGCTTCTTAATTCTCCCGGAGGGCGAGGACCCTGATACATTTGTCAGGAACGAAGGCGCGGATGCATTCCGCGAGCGAATCGCCAATGCTACGCCTCTTTCAGAGTATTTTTTCCAGGCCATGAGTCGGGGCCTGGACCTGTCCATTGCGGAAAATAAAGGCATTCTATCCACTCAGGCCCGCGCAGCGCTAAAAGTTATTAATGCGCCAGTTCTCAAGGATGCTCTTTATCAGCGCCTGAATGAACTAACGCGATCTTCCCGCTGGGGAGACCGCCAAGGCAAACATGGCGGCGACTGGAAGAAAGGCGATTGGAAAGGCAAAAAAGGATTTTCATTTCAGAATCGGGACGAGCCTCGTGAAGAGCCCATCCCTGTGCCTAACCGCATTGCGGCCCGCGCCTGCCTTGGCCTGTACGTCAAACCCTCCTGGGCGAAGGAAATCTCAAACACCCTTAATTATGAGATAACTCAGGACGATGAAAGGGCGCTGACTTATTTTCTGGAGTGGCTGCTTAAGGAAAAAATCGAGTCAGCGGAGGATCTACTTTACCGGTTAACCGTTGATCCACACCAACAACGACGCTTCAAAAACTTGTTCAATTCTTTAGAGCATATTTTCGGCACAGAAGAAATTGAGGCGGGAGCCCAGGAAAGTTTGTTGGTGCTCAAAAGAAAATATTTCGACAGATCTTTTGACAAAATTCATCAGGATTTATCAAGAGACCCTAAAAACAAGGAGTTACACGAAAAATTCAGAACAATGTCGAGCGAAAAAATGGCGATGATCGCCACACCGAAATCTTAA
- a CDS encoding ImmA/IrrE family metallo-endopeptidase: MSEEKRPLKEANRLTKLLDMGLSDSDRFPVDVKRVALELTPSFNPDPITEVQGGSIGKIDGVLARHETKNEWAIFYNTDVEHQGRQNFTLAHELGHYMVHRHNRASGRFECGENDMLGKDQTTVDIEAEANAFAAFLLMPAHDFRKQADNQPFCFDLMSHCADRYGVSLTAAVLRWLEFTKKRAIALLSEEGFMHWSKSSNKAYKSGRYFPTRKRCIEIPENSAAARECYDPNARNGLQHGPGIWFSDEEVIEHSIYSEEYGKTLTVLILSDTVVYTTKSEDNEEEALLTDTYSNFIKNGQLPYK; this comes from the coding sequence ATGTCTGAAGAGAAGCGCCCCCTGAAAGAAGCGAATAGGCTTACCAAGCTTTTAGACATGGGCCTTTCTGATTCTGATCGCTTTCCTGTTGATGTGAAAAGGGTTGCGCTGGAGTTAACCCCCTCATTTAATCCAGACCCAATAACTGAAGTTCAAGGTGGCAGCATCGGAAAAATTGATGGCGTACTCGCTCGGCATGAAACCAAGAATGAATGGGCAATTTTCTATAATACCGATGTTGAACATCAAGGTAGACAAAACTTCACCTTGGCGCACGAGCTAGGACACTATATGGTTCATCGGCACAACCGAGCGTCAGGACGCTTCGAATGTGGTGAGAACGACATGCTAGGCAAAGATCAAACAACCGTTGATATTGAGGCTGAAGCAAATGCATTTGCCGCCTTTTTATTAATGCCCGCACACGATTTCCGAAAACAGGCAGACAATCAACCCTTCTGCTTTGACCTAATGTCTCATTGCGCAGATCGATACGGAGTGTCATTAACTGCTGCAGTACTAAGATGGCTGGAGTTTACAAAAAAGAGAGCCATTGCATTGCTATCAGAAGAAGGCTTTATGCATTGGTCAAAATCGAGCAATAAAGCCTACAAGTCGGGCAGGTACTTCCCAACAAGGAAAAGATGTATTGAAATTCCAGAAAACTCAGCCGCTGCCAGGGAGTGCTATGACCCAAACGCTAGGAATGGGTTACAGCACGGCCCTGGAATATGGTTCTCTGATGAAGAGGTCATTGAGCACAGCATCTACTCCGAGGAATATGGAAAAACGTTAACGGTGTTGATCCTTAGTGACACTGTGGTTTACACAACAAAAAGCGAAGATAACGAAGAGGAAGCCCTGCTCACGGATACCTATTCAAACTTCATTAAGAATGGGCAACTTCCTTATAAATGA
- a CDS encoding metal-dependent hydrolase, producing the protein MASGKTHLAVGAAVGLTVVLADQKKHKVSHHPGTGIALGALFGKVPDILEPSLGNPHHRQFCHSILVLITLGFGLKQMYDWHPDDGVQKCLRGLGLIAGCAYVSHLLCDAATPRSLPVLGKLG; encoded by the coding sequence ATGGCCAGTGGTAAGACGCATTTGGCCGTGGGTGCAGCGGTTGGCTTAACCGTTGTGCTTGCGGACCAGAAAAAACACAAAGTAAGTCACCATCCAGGTACTGGCATAGCGTTGGGAGCCCTATTCGGAAAGGTTCCAGATATTCTGGAACCTTCACTCGGCAACCCACATCATCGTCAGTTCTGCCACAGCATATTGGTTTTGATAACCTTGGGGTTTGGGCTAAAGCAAATGTATGACTGGCATCCTGATGACGGGGTACAGAAATGCCTCAGAGGTCTGGGGTTGATTGCTGGATGTGCCTACGTTAGCCACTTGCTGTGTGATGCCGCAACACCACGCTCGTTACCGGTATTAGGCAAGCTTGGTTGA
- a CDS encoding SAVED domain-containing protein: MGAKPARNIKPQVQNMLWGVAAGRCQFRGCNKPLWKNEATNLQANIAQKAHIWSFSDDGPRGNEGIAEEDINSIDNLMLVCHGCHKLIDDDLDGDTFSVQLLQGMKRQHEHRVELVTSVEQNMKSHLLLYGANIGDQGAVLHFENTAAAMIPDYYPASNLPLEISLKNSNFQDHDDFYWDLESKHLAKAFNEKVKPGITSGAISHLSIFGLAPQPLLMKLGSLLTDIPEIRVFQRHREPQTWKWQNNESELHFILEVPKKPGEKIAINLSLSASINNDRIYRVLGDDVSIWTLTVDSPHRDLIRTEAQLIMLRDKIRVVLDQIKRLAGDRKVLHVFPAMPVSAAIEFGRVHMPKADLSLRIYDQSKKRDGFIKAVDIGLEDGFDE; the protein is encoded by the coding sequence ATGGGAGCTAAGCCAGCCAGAAACATTAAGCCACAGGTGCAAAACATGCTTTGGGGTGTTGCGGCTGGCCGTTGCCAGTTTCGCGGTTGTAATAAGCCGCTTTGGAAAAACGAAGCAACCAATCTGCAAGCAAACATTGCACAGAAAGCACATATTTGGTCATTCAGCGATGATGGGCCACGAGGAAATGAAGGCATCGCAGAGGAAGATATCAATAGTATCGACAACCTGATGCTTGTTTGTCATGGCTGCCACAAGCTGATTGATGATGATTTAGATGGGGACACGTTCTCTGTTCAGTTGCTCCAGGGTATGAAAAGGCAACATGAGCATCGAGTTGAGTTGGTGACTTCGGTTGAGCAAAACATGAAATCTCACCTACTCCTATATGGCGCCAATATTGGTGATCAAGGCGCTGTACTGCATTTTGAAAATACAGCGGCGGCTATGATTCCTGATTACTATCCAGCAAGTAACCTACCATTGGAAATCAGTTTAAAAAACAGCAATTTTCAGGATCACGACGACTTCTATTGGGACTTGGAAAGCAAACACCTTGCGAAAGCCTTTAACGAAAAGGTAAAGCCAGGGATCACTTCCGGAGCTATATCGCACTTGTCCATTTTTGGCCTTGCCCCACAGCCACTGCTGATGAAACTAGGATCGCTCCTTACCGATATTCCAGAAATAAGAGTATTCCAAAGGCACCGAGAGCCACAAACATGGAAATGGCAGAATAATGAGTCTGAATTGCACTTTATCCTTGAAGTGCCGAAAAAACCAGGTGAAAAAATAGCGATTAACCTATCGCTAAGTGCCTCAATCAACAATGATCGAATTTATCGTGTCCTTGGTGATGATGTTTCCATCTGGACATTGACTGTTGACTCTCCTCATCGTGATCTGATACGCACTGAAGCTCAGCTAATTATGTTGCGCGATAAGATCCGAGTTGTTCTCGATCAGATTAAAAGGCTTGCTGGTGATCGGAAAGTTCTCCATGTATTTCCAGCGATGCCGGTTTCTGCCGCAATTGAGTTCGGACGAGTTCATATGCCGAAGGCCGATCTTTCACTTCGTATTTATGATCAGAGTAAAAAACGTGATGGCTTCATTAAGGCTGTCGACATTGGTTTGGAGGATGGTTTTGATGAGTAA
- a CDS encoding nucleotidyltransferase domain-containing protein — protein sequence MSKQYSIFLEKAAEALDIPPSKYKQAVSRYEAVGTWLESGEYNGQIEGVCIYPQGSFRLGTVIRPYKDHKDQDYDIDLVCELGAAVTSSDAEETKHLVGNRLKEHERYRQMLDKEGKRCWTLNYAEQDGVGFHMDVLPSVLSPTGVSQTTISITSKIDDGYEWCSSDPKGYAEWFKHRNRVAFERDALRQKRSISLNFQDTYASIEDVPDLLVRTPLQRAIQLLKRHRDVRFSDRANWKCAPISMIITTIAVHLYQNESDVLQALQNIILSLDAHIPLLHGREVSANFSNQKIIHRLPDGTWYIGNPVNPDENFADRWHEDGNARAKAFFQWVEMLKEDFVSAAKSGDAVFKKKMEGLFDNAIANKYLPNSTPKVVPPPVRNVSISAAPKPWRNS from the coding sequence ATGAGTAAGCAGTACAGTATTTTCTTGGAAAAAGCGGCAGAAGCACTTGATATACCACCAAGTAAATATAAGCAGGCTGTTTCTCGATATGAAGCGGTCGGCACTTGGTTGGAAAGTGGAGAATATAATGGTCAGATTGAAGGGGTGTGCATATACCCTCAAGGTTCTTTCCGGCTTGGCACGGTGATTCGCCCCTATAAGGACCATAAAGATCAGGACTACGATATAGACCTTGTTTGTGAATTAGGCGCTGCAGTTACATCTTCTGATGCAGAAGAGACCAAACATCTGGTGGGTAACAGATTAAAAGAACACGAGCGTTATCGGCAGATGCTGGATAAAGAGGGTAAGCGGTGTTGGACATTGAACTATGCAGAACAAGATGGTGTCGGCTTTCATATGGATGTGCTTCCATCTGTGCTGTCCCCGACGGGTGTGTCTCAAACAACGATTTCAATTACCAGCAAGATCGACGATGGGTACGAATGGTGTTCCAGCGACCCAAAAGGGTATGCGGAATGGTTCAAGCATCGAAACCGAGTAGCATTCGAACGCGATGCGCTGCGTCAGAAGCGGTCTATTTCATTAAATTTTCAAGATACTTATGCCTCTATTGAAGATGTGCCCGATCTTCTGGTAAGGACGCCGTTGCAACGTGCAATACAGCTACTAAAGCGACATAGGGATGTAAGGTTTAGCGATCGAGCTAACTGGAAATGCGCACCAATCTCAATGATCATTACAACGATCGCAGTACACCTTTACCAGAATGAAAGTGATGTTTTGCAGGCATTGCAAAATATCATATTAAGCCTTGATGCTCATATTCCTTTACTGCATGGACGAGAAGTAAGTGCAAATTTTTCCAACCAAAAGATCATCCACAGATTGCCTGACGGAACCTGGTATATCGGAAATCCTGTTAACCCCGATGAGAATTTTGCTGACAGATGGCATGAAGATGGCAATGCCAGGGCAAAAGCCTTTTTTCAATGGGTAGAAATGCTTAAAGAGGACTTTGTTAGTGCAGCCAAATCTGGTGATGCTGTTTTTAAGAAGAAAATGGAAGGTCTCTTTGATAATGCAATTGCTAACAAATACCTACCCAATAGCACACCAAAAGTGGTTCCTCCACCAGTAAGGAATGTGAGCATATCGGCAGCCCCAAAACCCTGGAGGAACAGTTAG
- the rpsU gene encoding 30S ribosomal protein S21 — protein sequence MPSVKIKENEPFDVALRRFKRSCEKAGILSEVRRREFYEKPTSERKRKLAAAVKRHAKKVQREQRRFERLY from the coding sequence ATGCCTTCCGTAAAAATTAAAGAGAACGAGCCATTTGACGTTGCACTTCGCCGCTTTAAGCGTTCATGCGAAAAGGCAGGAATCCTTTCAGAAGTACGTCGTCGCGAGTTCTACGAGAAGCCGACTTCAGAAAGAAAGCGCAAGTTGGCTGCCGCTGTAAAACGTCACGCGAAGAAAGTTCAGCGCGAACAAAGACGTTTCGAGCGCCTGTACTAA